The genomic DNA TCAATTATCTTCAGATAATAAAATCCTATTTATATGCTTGCTTTCCTTGTGCCAAGAGGGTAATATTTTCTATGGTAAATGTTTTGTAAAGAGTAATAATATcctgtatttttatttcacaactatcTCACAATACTGACATGACAGCTCTAATTAACTCTcggaaattttttgttttgaaaggATTTATCCAAGGGTTAGTTTGGACTGTCACATCAACATTACgagataaaaatgtgaattttaacattattcttttgTAAAACATTGATTTGCGTGCTATGATCGGTACATTCACCTTTGCAAGTACATAATACTAGATTACAAGAGCAAATgaagaaggaaaatattttggatattacagcttttattaaaatttgtttttcaaattggtGTGACAATtcataattggtaaaataattaagagtttttggtTGACATGCCTGTCATTAATCATCAATTAAATTGATCACTTTTTTGCTTAATTACAAACATGATACTGCATTAACTATGACATGGCTATAATTTTGCTGACACAGCATATTTTCCCAAATCtgttatttgtcatttttcctGAAATTTGGATTTCTCCTTCTAAGCAATATTGTGTCTAAATTAACTGCAATTACTTTTAATTCACTATTATGAATTAAAAGAAAGTgtgaaagaataatttttatcatttctcctTAAAATTCATAGCATATCTTATCAAGTAGATTTTCTCGATCATTATTGACAAATCTCTTGCGTGTCACAGTAAATGCTGCtgatttcatcttcttcatggcattaatttttaaatgttaaatttcTCCATGCCTTTGTCTTCCACTCTGGTtaaatttctatatatatatatattttaaaataaatacacCATAAGAGAAGACGAGATTTCTAGGCTGATTGTTCACtcataaaaaagttttaagcAGATTGGTTCAAATACCCATCGATTCTTGGTATATCTATCGATTTCTATCTCCCATTTTCTTTATCATACATTTTAGGCTTGCAAAGATCAATCCAAATCTGTTGCTTCTTTCACTCCTTCTCTAACAGATTTGTTAAGTTTCAAGAGTCTTTAATCTGCATCAGCACTATGCTCAAAAGGTTAGTGTTATCAATCCCATGTGATTGTTCAAGTTGATTCTTTAATTGGTTTACAGTTTAGccctttattttgatttgaggtaactttatttttagactttgaattaccacgcgatttaaCAAGCTCCAAAACTTCAAAACTgatctcctgaactttcaattacagtcaATTTGAATCTCTCCGTCAAATTcagccgttaacttctaacagCAATACCTAAAAggaccaaaatatccttaatttttgtcttcttgttttttttttttaaaaaaaaccccttgtgactgcaatttttttttttttttttaactttattttttaatttggaattaaggatgaatttgaaattttataaaaaagttatggGTATAAACGtcttgtctcacttttaagGTTTAATATCTGACGgaatggttcaaattgattacaattgaaagttcagaggtctaaagtgaagttatccattttaattcaaattttcgAAAGGCATAGGCATGCTTCACCCTGCAAAGCTGAATTAGGTCCAATGGATTACTACCAACTCGAACTTGAAGTAGAATTGTTATGTTCCACTCATCTTAGGAGTGCGTTCAGTCCCACGATTTCGTAAGCTAAAAGCAGgtttttcaacaaaattgtaGAAAGTGTTCCGATTAAAAGTACATTTAAAAATACATGATTTTAAAGTCCTTAAGCAACACGTATTCTTTCCCACTGGTGTGAGAAAAGTACTAGTTCATATTATGAAAGCTAATGAAATCCATGATGATGACTCATGCAATTAATTACTTTGCATCAACTTTTTCGCTGGAAAGTCCTGATTTATGAAAGTGGATTAAGCATCAAACAAATGATTATTAGGATTGATAACTTCATCATAATTACATATTTCACGATGGAAAGGGTGTTTCTTACATGTTTCCCACCTCTATGCAGAGGAAAACCATCTTCTTCCACCAACGTTAATATTGATGAATCTGTCAGCTTATTTTCTTCTCTAGTTTCCGACATCGACACGCTTCAAACATGGCTACTGCCTGAAGGTTCCATTTCCCTTCGATGGTGCTCTGAAGCCACTAATCTCCTGAGGAAGATGCACTCCCAGCTGCTTCTCTTTTACCAGAAATCTGAGATACCCAGTTCGTTGGATTGTATAAATATCTTGGATGTTTACATGAAAGAGACCATCAATCTCCTTGATTTATGCAACTCTCTAAACTCAGCCATTTCTTGGATGGGAAGGTATCGGCTAACGGTCGACCTCGCCGTTAGAAAGTTCTGTGACGACCAGATTGCAGATGTTGCAGCGATCAAAGCTGAGATTGAGAGATTAGAAAATGAGAGCAAGAAAATTTGTGGGGTTGAGAAGAGGAAATATAAGAATATGTTCAAGATCGCCGCCATGGCTGAAACTAAGAGCAAGaatcgtcatcatcatcatgatagCACTATCCGTTTCATCTACGCCGTTAAAA from Corylus avellana chromosome ca6, CavTom2PMs-1.0 includes the following:
- the LOC132185674 gene encoding uncharacterized protein LOC132185674, whose protein sequence is MQLITLHQLFRWKVLIYESGLSIKQMIIRIDNFIIITYFTMERVFLTCFPPLCRGKPSSSTNVNIDESVSLFSSLVSDIDTLQTWLLPEGSISLRWCSEATNLLRKMHSQLLLFYQKSEIPSSLDCINILDVYMKETINLLDLCNSLNSAISWMGRYRLTVDLAVRKFCDDQIADVAAIKAEIERLENESKKICGVEKRKYKNMFKIAAMAETKSKNRHHHHDSTIRFIYAVKSTIDVMGMLLFSAILYPVSDIGEYEEVYRWFPQLKFFSASLGKLVGCCLKEKDCARSVLVENMVIEKAVLDIKEEVLKGEEGADRERLRTSIDLLKRSSLALKEGMEMFEAVVKELFAEVEDGRDKLLAMVVNGK